In Sphingomonas sp. SUN019, the genomic window CCCGATCGTGTCGGCCAGCGCCACTTCGACCGCGCCGCTGGCAGCCGCGCGGCGCGCCATCGCCACCACCCGATCGGGCGACACCACACCCTCGAACGGGCACCCGAACGCCGCGCCGATCGTGATCTGCCCGCTGCGCCCCGCGGCGCGTGCGGCGGCGACCACATCGCACGCGACATCGAGCGATTCGTCGCTGGTCTGCCCCTGGTTGCGCATCGCGAAGCTGTCGGTCGTGACGCATACCGCGCCCAGTTGATGGACCTTCGTCGCCAACGCACGCTCCGCGCCGCGGCGGTTGAGGACCAGGCCGATGTAGGTCGCGCCGGTATCGGGCAAAGCGGCGACGACCTGCTCGGCATCGGCCATTTGCGGCACCTTCACCGGATTGACGAAACTCGCCACTTCGATCCGCCGCACGCCCGTGGCCAGCGCGCGCTCCACCAGCAACACTTTGTCAGCGGTGGCCACGATCCCAGATTCGTTCTGCAGCCCATCACGCGGTCCGACTTCGACGATTTCGACTCCGCGCGACACCTTATCCGCTCCCGATCATTGATCGCATCTTTGGCGATATTGTATACATATCGCAAGCAGCGATCGTTGGATTTGGATCGTCGGGCGCTTGTTTCCGCCGCCGTAGCGCGCCATCACCGCATGTCACCACCGGGAAGCATCACCAATGTCGAGGGCCAGCGACCGCGCGTACGGCGAAATCAAGGCGCAGATCCTGAGCGGTGCGCTGGCCCCCGGCGCTCAACTGAAGGAGGAGGAACTGGCCGACATCTGCGGCGTGTCGCGCACCCCCGTCCGCGACGCGATGCACCGGCTGGAGGCTGAGATGTTCATCCAGCGCAGCGACAGCCAGCGATCGTTCGTCAGCAATTGGTCGATCGACGATATCGAGGAATTGTTCACGCTGCGCACGATGCTGGAAAGCCACGCCGCAGCGCAGGCCGCCGCGCGCGTCACCCCAGAAATGCTGGTGGCGCTCCATCGCAACGCCGCCGCGATCGACGCCGCGATCGATCGCCCGCTGCCCGATGTCGACACGTTCCTGGTGAGAAACGCCGAGTTCCACGCGTTGATCATTCAGGCCGCGGCGTCCGACCGGTTGGCGCACATGATCAACCGGCTGGTGCTGCAGCCGATCGTCCACCGGACCGCGCTGCGCTACGACGCCGATCAATTGCGCCGCAGCTTAGCCGAACACGTCGAGATCGTCGCCGCGCTGGAGGCGCGCGACGCCGACTGGGCGCGCGCGGTGATGACCTCGCACATCCGGCGCGCGTTTCACGTTTTTCAGCAGGAGCGGACGGCGTGATCATGCCGCCTCCATAGCGACCTTGACGGTCATCAATGTATACAATAGCGTTCGGTCTTGGACGGAGATCGTATGCCAGCCAGGATCAAGGTCATCGTACCGATTCCGATGGACGCCGCGGGTGTCCGGAATCGGCGCGCGCAGCTTTCCGACGCGCTGATCTCGCCCGGCTTCGTTCCCGAGTTCGCCGCAGTGCCATGGGGCGCGGCGTTGGGCGACAGTTACCACGATATGCTGCTGATGGACTGGACGGTGTTCCAGGCGGGCATTTCGGCCGAGGACGAGGGCTATGCCGCGGTAGTGGTCGATACGGTCAGCGACAGCGGCGTCCGCGCGCTCCGATCGCGCCTGTCGATCCCCGTCGTCGGGCCGGGCGAGGCCGCGTTCCACATGGCGATGGCGCTGGGCAAGAAATTCACGATCCTGACGATGTGGCCGCAGTGGTTCCCGCTCTACGAAAAGACCATCGGCGAATATGGCCTGCACGACCGGCTCGCCTCGCTGCGATCGATCGACACCCGCCCGGACGTCACCGAGTTGCTGGCGGGCAAGGAAGAGGTGATCTTCGAAAAGCTGGCGAGCGAAGCGCGCCGCGCGATTCGTGAGGATGGCGCCGACGTGATCGTGCTGGGCTCCACCACGATGCACCAATCGGCGGGCTATCTGGCGGGGGTGCTGCCCGTGCCGGTCATCAATCCGGGCGTTGTCGCGTGGAAGCAGGCCGAGACGTTGGTGTCGCTGGGACTGTCGCACAGCAAGCGCGCTTTCCCCTCCCCCGAGGTCGGCAAAGACGCCGACATCCGCGCGGGGTGGAACACATGAGCCGGGGAGCATCCATGATCGAGCGATACCCGTTCCTGATCGACATCGTGACCAAGCGATATTTCGACGGGGTCGACAACAAGCGCCTCGATCAGGTGCTCGACTGCTTCACCCCCGATGCGGTGCTTACCGAGGTCACGTCGAACACCGTCCACAACGGCCGCGACGACGGGATCGCGGCGATGTTCCGGCGGCTGTTCACGGACTTCGAGCAATTGTGGCACGGCAATTTCGTTCACGTCGCCGACACGCAGACGAACGCGATCTGTTCGCAATTCACCGTACTGATCACGCCCAACAATGGCGACCTGCTACGCTACGAAAACTGCAACCGCTTCTATCTGGACGGCGACAAATTCTCGCGCGTGTTCGTCTACATGAGCGGCGACAATCTGCTGCGTGAGGGGAACGACTGATGCAATACCCCCCAACGCTCAGCCGCGACGCTCTCGTCGACCTCGCGATCAACCGCTATTTCGCGCATGTCGACGCCAAGGACATGGCCACGGTGCTCGATTGCTTCAACGACGAGGCGCTGCTGACGACGCAGACGTCATTCACGACACACGCGGGAAAGCCCGCGATCGAACGGATGTTCGCCGACTTGTTCGGCGCGTGGGAAACTTTGGTCCACAAGGATTTCACGATCACCGTCGATGAAATGAATGGCCGCATCGCGGCGTCATTCGAGGCGGTGCTGACCGACGCAGACGGCGGCGTGACGCATCTGTTCAACACCAATTTCTGGCGCGTCCGCGACGGCCGGTTCCAGGAAGTCCACGTCTATATGAGCGGGGCCAACGTGCTCGTCTGATCGCAACCGAATGGGGGGTTCCACGATGTTTGCCAACAGAATGACTCCGTTGCTCGCCGGCGCGTCTGCGTGGGCGCTGACGATCACACCGGTCGGCGCGCAGACCGCCGATCCGGTCCAGACCACCGCCCCCAACACCGCCCAGCGGCCGGACGAGCCATCCGGCGAGATCATCGTCACCGCCCGCCGCGTCAGCGAAACGCTCAGCGAGGTTCCCGCATCGATCACCGCGTTCAGCGCCGAGACGATCGGTCAGGCGAACATCCAGCGCGCGCAGGATTTCGCCAAGCTCACCCCCGGCGTCACGATCGTCAGCAGCACCGCCGAGGCGGGCGACAACCAGATCAACATCCGCGGCATCAACGGCGCGCGCGACGCCGAAAGCTCGGTCGCACTGGTCGTCGACGGCATCCTGAAGACCAACAACGCGGTGCTGAACCAGCCGCAGGGGACGCTGCGCCAGATCGAGGTGCTGAAAGGGCCGCAAGGCGCGCTCTATGGCCGCAACGCCGCGGCGGGCGCGATCGTCATGCAGACGATGAAGCCCGGCGAGCGGTTCGAGGGGGGCGCACTCGCCAGCTATGCGAACGTCAATACCGCGCTGGCGAACGCGTATCTCGCCGGGCCGATCGCACCGGGCCTAGGCTTCGTCCTGTCGGGCGATTATTCTCGCACCGACGGCTTCTATCGCAACACGTTGCGTGACGAGAAGGTGGTCGACAATCGCGAGGAATGGAACGTCAATGGCCGTATCGTCGCGACGCTGGGCGCGGCGACCGAGATCGACGCGAAGGTGCGCTACGGCGAGTTTCACGGCGCCTCGATCAACTTCAACGCCGCGTTCCACCTGCCCGCGTTCGGCGGCGCGTTCTACGAAGACGTGAACGATCATCCGTTCAATTATTATTCCAACATCAAACCGACCAACGACCAGACGACGCTGGAAGGATCGATCAAGCTCGACCATGATTTCGGCGGCGTGAAGCTGACCGCGTGGGGGCTCTACAGCAACGTAAAGAACAATCTGGTCGCCGACGGCACCTCGGCGGATTTCGCGCGCTATCTGTTCGCGGTCAATCCGGCGGCGCAATCCGCGGTCACCCAATGCTTCACCTCGACCGCCGCGCTGACCGGTTTCCCGATCAATCCGCCGGGGTTCATCGGGGCGACGCCGGTGCCGTTCATCTTCGCGCCCGCGACTGGCTCCACTTTCGGCCCCTATTCGCCGACGACGTGCGACGGCACGCAATATCAGGTACGCAACCAGAAGGATTTCAGCGGGGAGCTTCGGCTGGCGTCGACCGGCGACGGGCCGATCAACTGGCAGCTCGGCGGCTATCTGCTGCATATCGACCGGTTGACGGGGGTCAGCCTGGGCGCGGACACCGGCAATGGCGTCATCAAGCAACTGTACAACGCGCCGAACTCGACCAATCCGACGTCACAACTGTACATCGATAAGTTCAAGACCGACGTCTATGCGGGGTTCGGCGCGGTCGACTGGAAGCCCAACGATCTCTTCGACCTGACCGTCGCGTTGCGCTATGACGTGGAGCGTCGCCGCGTCGACAATCAGGTGCCGCTCGCCACCGATCCGTTCACCGGCGGGCCGATCAACCCCGGCCAGACCGCGGGCGACATTCCGTCGAAAAAGCAGACATACAAGCAGCTCGAGCCCAAGATCAGCGCGCGGTTCGAGATCGCGCCGCAGACCAATCTGTTCGCCAATTGGGGCGTCGGGTTCAAATCGGGCGGGTTCAACAATCAGGGTTCGGCCGCGATCGTCGCGCAGAATTTCAACGTGCCGCCGATCAACGCCGGCGTGTTGATCAACGACGATTTCCGCAAGGAGCGGTCGAGCGCCTACGAAGCGGGGATCAAGGGCCGTGTGGGGCCGGTCAACTACAGCCTGGCGGGTTATTATACCGAAGTCCGCGACATGCAGTTCTTCGAATTCTTCGTCGGCGGATTCGGCCTGTTGCGCGTGGTGTCGAACATCGATCGGGTCGACCTCAAAGGCGCAGAGTTCAACGTCGACGCGCGCATCGTCGACGGCTGGACGCTGTACGGCGCGTTCAACTACACCGATTCCGAAATCAAGCGGAACCGGTCGCGGCCCGATACGGTCGGCAACAAATCGCCGTACACGCCGGACTATACGATCAACCTGGGCAGTCAGCAGGAAGTGCCGGTCAGCGACGGTATGAACCTGGTGCTGCGCGCGGATTACCGGATCACCGGGCCGACTTGGTTCCACACCGTGCAGGACCAGACGAAGGCGACGATCTTCAGCGCGTTGCTGCCGATTTCCGCGCTGCAATTGCCGGCCGAGGTCGGCAATGCCGATTACACGATCGCGAGGCGGCGCGCGTTCGGGGTGCTCGACGTGCGGCTGGGGCTGCAGGGCGAGCGATGGAAAGCGACGCTGTTCGCTACCAACGCGTTCGACGAGAAATATGTGAACGAGGTGATCCCGGCGATCGAGTTCGGCGGATCGTTCATCTCGCCGGGCGCGCGGCGGCTGTACGGGTTGGAACTGGGCTATAAATTCTGAAGCGGCGCTATAGATCGGTCGCATGACAGACCCATCGATTCGCGTCGGCATCGGCGGCTGGACCTACGAACCATGGCGCGGCACGTTCTTTCCAGAGAAATGGCCGATCAAGCGCGAGCTGGAATATGCCAGCCGCCACGTCACCGCGATCGAGGTGAACGGCACCTATTACAGCGGCTTCAAACCCGCGACCTTCGCCAATTGGCGCGACACCGCGCCCGACGATTTCGTGTTCGCATTGAAGGCCTCACGTTATTGCACCAATCGCAAGGTGCTGGCCGAGGCGGGGGATTCGATCGCGAAGTTTGTCGGGCAGGGCATCGTCGAACTAGGCGACAAACTCGGCCCGATCCTGTGGCAGTTCATGGCGACCAAGAAATTCGACGCCGACGATTTCGGGGCGTTCCTGAAGCTGTTGCCCGCCAGGCACGACGGGGTCGCGCTTCGCCATGCGGTGCAGGTCCGGCATGAGTCCTTTGCCGTGCCCGCGTTCGTCGGCCTGTGCCGGGCGGCGGGGGTGGCGATCGCCTATGCCGATTCGGCGGACTATCCCGCGATCGCCGACGTGACGGCGGACTTCGTCTATGCGCGGCTGGAGAATGCGGTGGAGAACGAACCGGCGGGCTATGCCCCGACGGCGCTGGATAGCTGGACGAAGGCGGCGCGGAAATGGGCCGATGGCGGCGCGCCGGGCGGTCTACCTTATG contains:
- a CDS encoding hydroxymethylglutaryl-CoA lyase, yielding MSRGVEIVEVGPRDGLQNESGIVATADKVLLVERALATGVRRIEVASFVNPVKVPQMADAEQVVAALPDTGATYIGLVLNRRGAERALATKVHQLGAVCVTTDSFAMRNQGQTSDESLDVACDVVAAARAAGRSGQITIGAAFGCPFEGVVSPDRVVAMARRAAASGAVEVALADTIGVAVPGEVTALVAQVRAAIAPLPVRVHLHNTRNTGLANALAAVEAGAATIDASLGGLGGCPFAPGAAGNVPTEDVVYLLERSGVATGLDLDALIAAAGWFTDVMGRPLPGMVSKAGRFPPATEDAQ
- a CDS encoding GntR family transcriptional regulator translates to MSRASDRAYGEIKAQILSGALAPGAQLKEEELADICGVSRTPVRDAMHRLEAEMFIQRSDSQRSFVSNWSIDDIEELFTLRTMLESHAAAQAAARVTPEMLVALHRNAAAIDAAIDRPLPDVDTFLVRNAEFHALIIQAAASDRLAHMINRLVLQPIVHRTALRYDADQLRRSLAEHVEIVAALEARDADWARAVMTSHIRRAFHVFQQERTA
- a CDS encoding aspartate/glutamate racemase family protein, which produces MPARIKVIVPIPMDAAGVRNRRAQLSDALISPGFVPEFAAVPWGAALGDSYHDMLLMDWTVFQAGISAEDEGYAAVVVDTVSDSGVRALRSRLSIPVVGPGEAAFHMAMALGKKFTILTMWPQWFPLYEKTIGEYGLHDRLASLRSIDTRPDVTELLAGKEEVIFEKLASEARRAIREDGADVIVLGSTTMHQSAGYLAGVLPVPVINPGVVAWKQAETLVSLGLSHSKRAFPSPEVGKDADIRAGWNT
- a CDS encoding nuclear transport factor 2 family protein, which produces MIERYPFLIDIVTKRYFDGVDNKRLDQVLDCFTPDAVLTEVTSNTVHNGRDDGIAAMFRRLFTDFEQLWHGNFVHVADTQTNAICSQFTVLITPNNGDLLRYENCNRFYLDGDKFSRVFVYMSGDNLLREGND
- a CDS encoding nuclear transport factor 2 family protein, producing the protein MQYPPTLSRDALVDLAINRYFAHVDAKDMATVLDCFNDEALLTTQTSFTTHAGKPAIERMFADLFGAWETLVHKDFTITVDEMNGRIAASFEAVLTDADGGVTHLFNTNFWRVRDGRFQEVHVYMSGANVLV
- a CDS encoding TonB-dependent receptor is translated as MFANRMTPLLAGASAWALTITPVGAQTADPVQTTAPNTAQRPDEPSGEIIVTARRVSETLSEVPASITAFSAETIGQANIQRAQDFAKLTPGVTIVSSTAEAGDNQINIRGINGARDAESSVALVVDGILKTNNAVLNQPQGTLRQIEVLKGPQGALYGRNAAAGAIVMQTMKPGERFEGGALASYANVNTALANAYLAGPIAPGLGFVLSGDYSRTDGFYRNTLRDEKVVDNREEWNVNGRIVATLGAATEIDAKVRYGEFHGASINFNAAFHLPAFGGAFYEDVNDHPFNYYSNIKPTNDQTTLEGSIKLDHDFGGVKLTAWGLYSNVKNNLVADGTSADFARYLFAVNPAAQSAVTQCFTSTAALTGFPINPPGFIGATPVPFIFAPATGSTFGPYSPTTCDGTQYQVRNQKDFSGELRLASTGDGPINWQLGGYLLHIDRLTGVSLGADTGNGVIKQLYNAPNSTNPTSQLYIDKFKTDVYAGFGAVDWKPNDLFDLTVALRYDVERRRVDNQVPLATDPFTGGPINPGQTAGDIPSKKQTYKQLEPKISARFEIAPQTNLFANWGVGFKSGGFNNQGSAAIVAQNFNVPPINAGVLINDDFRKERSSAYEAGIKGRVGPVNYSLAGYYTEVRDMQFFEFFVGGFGLLRVVSNIDRVDLKGAEFNVDARIVDGWTLYGAFNYTDSEIKRNRSRPDTVGNKSPYTPDYTINLGSQQEVPVSDGMNLVLRADYRITGPTWFHTVQDQTKATIFSALLPISALQLPAEVGNADYTIARRRAFGVLDVRLGLQGERWKATLFATNAFDEKYVNEVIPAIEFGGSFISPGARRLYGLELGYKF
- a CDS encoding DUF72 domain-containing protein, which encodes MTDPSIRVGIGGWTYEPWRGTFFPEKWPIKRELEYASRHVTAIEVNGTYYSGFKPATFANWRDTAPDDFVFALKASRYCTNRKVLAEAGDSIAKFVGQGIVELGDKLGPILWQFMATKKFDADDFGAFLKLLPARHDGVALRHAVQVRHESFAVPAFVGLCRAAGVAIAYADSADYPAIADVTADFVYARLENAVENEPAGYAPTALDSWTKAARKWADGGAPGGLPYVDATPPKKAPRDTFVFFINGAKVRAPAGAMALIERLAT